The following are encoded together in the Pseudomonadota bacterium genome:
- a CDS encoding DUF975 family protein — translation MTQRPTAGQPPDKREFEPPVGWLLGQQLLAGLKWIALYTSYGEKLDARDWMRADVVWRFKDAKGDEFWFDYIADSGDGQKAVYNIAYLCQGDLWLPQAGSQPDAGIVSLNNKALDNGYRLPRGEFLLVGGDTAYHIADYETLAERFRKPLNWAYDDRCSAGETPSRTYIYGVPGNHDYYDALDGFNRQFLEPITPPTAAGSSCTISLYDQLKLEGFDREQKASYVALELPHDWKLWALDVQDGNLDKRQQAFFLETCEAGVAPKKLIVATPEPVTKLGKHTEPDAEIVRAYRGLGLEPAFLKQNNGGLAGDRCRLDISGDVHHYARYWGTGALKRSDSQPSGNDRPNYAALVAGGGGAFLHASHTDLEQVPHAVIYPPRGDSHNLMLKRLLDPRNIFNGGYVFVAGAMVAAATYFAAAIPDSSWSAFHWLTRIGNGQRPCGDQARCAADPDSLLERIQWALGIPGETRIPIPGETTAQYALPLLDVLFATALLGVLIYLAFRTRTDSDKLAQAGLDEWRSTLVRWMAFVFLWLAGLFVLSLIPLTVPSAFFASFMVFLFMGVLIAGLVFCRYVSDVLIARKKHLERQRDESSAPPLQEGRLWPLLEAYLEAHLPFALIAASWISVSYGVWRFGAYNASIVLTDIVTLLVLGLATLGLVALAFFVGGALYEAKDRKQFLLLGAWHAFVQVAVPFALIAYCGAWEIVGTLVAIGAITVAALRYFRVEGEFTYTDQKDCARRMWIAWIAVGLLPLLAALVMNWGDPAEVVTSWRIVGAALIGALLSCVWFGWYLAVSLAFNGHNNEAGGGARTEQFRHLVRIKLTRDSLTGYVIGIDEPFASFDGNPKFRLVDVFTISCPSKRTP, via the coding sequence ATGACACAACGACCAACTGCCGGCCAACCACCTGACAAACGCGAGTTCGAGCCACCCGTAGGCTGGCTGCTCGGGCAACAGCTCCTCGCCGGCTTGAAATGGATCGCGCTCTACACCTCCTATGGCGAAAAGCTGGATGCACGCGACTGGATGCGCGCCGACGTGGTGTGGCGCTTCAAAGACGCGAAAGGCGACGAGTTCTGGTTCGATTACATCGCCGACAGCGGCGACGGCCAGAAGGCTGTATATAACATCGCCTACCTGTGTCAGGGCGACCTCTGGCTTCCACAAGCTGGCAGCCAACCGGATGCCGGAATAGTATCGCTTAATAATAAGGCGCTGGACAATGGGTATCGGCTGCCGCGCGGGGAATTTCTGCTGGTCGGCGGGGACACGGCCTATCACATTGCGGACTACGAGACACTCGCGGAGCGCTTCCGCAAGCCGTTAAACTGGGCCTATGACGACCGCTGTTCGGCAGGTGAAACCCCGAGCCGTACGTATATCTATGGGGTCCCGGGCAACCACGACTACTACGATGCCCTGGACGGATTCAACCGCCAGTTTCTCGAACCAATCACACCGCCCACCGCAGCAGGTTCCTCCTGCACCATAAGCCTATATGATCAGTTAAAGCTCGAGGGGTTCGATCGCGAGCAGAAAGCCAGCTATGTAGCGTTGGAGCTGCCCCACGACTGGAAGCTGTGGGCCCTGGATGTGCAGGATGGCAACCTCGACAAGCGGCAGCAGGCGTTCTTCCTCGAGACCTGCGAGGCGGGCGTTGCACCCAAAAAGCTGATCGTGGCGACACCGGAGCCGGTGACCAAGCTCGGGAAGCACACGGAACCGGATGCCGAGATCGTCCGGGCCTATAGGGGCCTTGGATTGGAGCCGGCCTTTCTCAAGCAGAACAATGGCGGGCTCGCGGGAGACCGATGCCGTCTCGATATCTCCGGGGACGTCCACCACTACGCCCGCTATTGGGGGACAGGGGCCCTGAAGCGATCCGATTCACAACCATCGGGGAACGACCGTCCGAACTACGCCGCGCTGGTGGCGGGCGGTGGTGGCGCCTTCCTGCATGCCTCCCATACCGACCTGGAACAGGTCCCCCATGCAGTGATATATCCGCCCCGCGGGGACTCGCACAATCTCATGCTCAAGAGGCTGCTCGATCCGCGCAATATCTTTAATGGCGGATACGTGTTCGTCGCGGGAGCGATGGTGGCCGCGGCAACGTACTTCGCGGCCGCCATTCCCGACAGTAGCTGGTCGGCTTTCCATTGGCTCACTAGGATTGGTAACGGCCAGCGTCCTTGTGGAGATCAGGCGAGGTGTGCAGCCGATCCGGATTCGCTCTTGGAGCGCATTCAGTGGGCATTGGGCATCCCCGGCGAGACGCGGATCCCCATCCCCGGCGAGACCACCGCTCAGTACGCGCTCCCGCTGCTCGACGTGCTGTTCGCCACAGCGCTATTGGGTGTGTTGATCTACCTGGCGTTCAGAACTAGGACCGATTCCGACAAGCTGGCGCAGGCCGGGCTCGATGAATGGCGCAGCACGCTCGTACGTTGGATGGCGTTCGTCTTTCTCTGGCTCGCCGGGCTTTTCGTGCTCTCTCTGATCCCCTTGACGGTACCGTCCGCCTTCTTCGCCAGCTTCATGGTGTTCCTGTTCATGGGCGTGTTGATCGCCGGCCTGGTCTTCTGCCGCTACGTGAGCGATGTGCTGATTGCGCGCAAAAAGCACTTGGAACGGCAGCGAGACGAGAGCTCCGCACCGCCCCTGCAAGAGGGTAGGCTGTGGCCTCTTCTCGAAGCGTATCTCGAAGCGCACCTGCCGTTTGCCTTGATCGCCGCCTCCTGGATCAGCGTCAGTTACGGTGTCTGGCGCTTCGGCGCGTACAACGCGTCTATCGTGCTCACGGATATCGTGACGCTTCTAGTGTTAGGCCTGGCCACGCTGGGCCTCGTTGCCTTGGCATTCTTCGTCGGCGGCGCGCTGTACGAGGCGAAAGACCGGAAGCAATTCTTGCTGCTCGGCGCTTGGCACGCCTTCGTGCAGGTCGCCGTCCCCTTCGCGCTGATCGCTTATTGTGGAGCGTGGGAGATAGTCGGCACCCTCGTAGCCATCGGCGCAATCACAGTCGCCGCTTTGCGCTACTTTAGAGTCGAAGGAGAGTTTACCTATACGGACCAGAAGGATTGTGCTCGGAGGATGTGGATCGCATGGATTGCCGTGGGGCTGCTGCCCCTCCTCGCCGCCCTCGTCATGAACTGGGGAGATCCGGCGGAAGTCGTCACCTCGTGGCGTATTGTCGGCGCGGCGCTGATCGGAGCGCTACTGAGCTGTGTCTGGTTCGGATGGTACCTCGCCGTCTCGCTCGCGTTCAACGGTCATAACAACGAGGCCGGGGGCGGTGCCCGTACCGAGCAATTCCGGCACTTGGTCCGCATCAAGCTGACGCGAGACTCGCTTACCGGCTATGTGATCGGGATAGACGAGCCCTTTGCGAGTTTCGATGGTAACCCGAAATTCCGGCTGGTCGACGTATTTACGATCTCCTGTCCTTCCAAGCGCACGCCGTAA
- a CDS encoding RnfABCDGE type electron transport complex subunit B yields MNLAVLGDSRGVARSGPEQRPLEKLDGGICIEGRMHIARIVEVDCIGCTKCLKACPVDAIVGAAGQMHTVLIEQCTGCEQCLPPCPVDCIELVEAPFAWDNDRAQAAQARERAREDRLARRQEDDGRGRSGDRGRESDLPAFDPAAAPAVIRAAVERSQARRRGDRDPS; encoded by the coding sequence GTGAACCTTGCCGTTTTGGGTGATAGCCGCGGTGTCGCGCGCTCGGGCCCCGAGCAGCGTCCGCTCGAGAAACTTGATGGCGGTATCTGCATAGAGGGCCGTATGCACATCGCTCGCATCGTCGAAGTGGATTGCATCGGGTGCACGAAGTGCCTCAAGGCCTGCCCGGTCGATGCGATCGTGGGCGCGGCGGGGCAGATGCACACGGTCTTGATCGAGCAATGTACCGGCTGCGAGCAGTGTCTCCCACCGTGTCCGGTCGATTGCATCGAGCTGGTCGAGGCCCCCTTCGCTTGGGACAACGATCGCGCCCAGGCGGCCCAGGCACGGGAGCGGGCACGCGAGGACCGTCTGGCGCGCCGGCAGGAAGACGATGGCCGGGGTCGGAGTGGGGACCGAGGAAGGGAGAGCGACCTCCCCGCGTTCGATCCTGCCGCCGCGCCGGCGGTGATCCGGGCCGCGGTCGAGCGATCCCAGGCACGGCGGCGGGGCGACCGCGACCCGTCGTGA
- a CDS encoding C40 family peptidase — protein MTDPRPEARRRAAHHLAYGLAALLVALAGCSTVPKTAGRPPPQAGVPPLVGYALSLRGTPYHYGGDSPRQGFDCSGFVRHVYRRYGIDLPRDSASMARVLPRVPAASPRPGDLVFFNTRGRPDSHVGIYVGQGSFVHAPSQATGSVRVSNLGHRYWHARLSAVRRSPVGASGWFRPVSSTTAE, from the coding sequence GTGACCGATCCCCGCCCGGAGGCCCGGAGGCGCGCGGCACACCACCTGGCGTATGGACTGGCGGCACTCCTGGTCGCGCTCGCGGGGTGCTCGACGGTACCGAAGACCGCCGGCCGCCCGCCCCCGCAGGCGGGCGTTCCCCCGCTCGTCGGTTACGCCTTGAGCCTGCGGGGGACGCCATACCACTACGGCGGCGACAGTCCGCGGCAGGGCTTCGATTGCAGCGGCTTCGTGCGGCACGTGTACCGGCGCTACGGGATAGATCTGCCGCGCGATTCGGCATCGATGGCGCGCGTGCTGCCGCGGGTCCCCGCCGCGTCCCCAAGGCCGGGGGACCTGGTGTTCTTCAATACCCGCGGGCGCCCGGACTCCCACGTCGGGATCTACGTCGGCCAGGGCAGTTTCGTCCATGCCCCGAGCCAGGCCACGGGTTCCGTGCGGGTGTCGAATCTCGGGCACCGCTATTGGCACGCCCGGCTCAGCGCTGTTCGGCGATCCCCGGTGGGCGCCTCCGGCTGGTTCCGGCCGGTCTCGTCCACGACGGCCGAGTAG
- a CDS encoding NAD-dependent epimerase/dehydratase family protein has protein sequence MNKVLVSGGGDILDYHVIKCLKKRGIHPRWLVLPGSDTRHIIKHLVVDPMGEITKPSDLRAALQGVDTVVHMAYEVDPRKTREDMHEVNVAGTQRLIDAAQAAGVTRVVASSSALTIGVHRDPVPLDEDAEWAVHGIDLGYAESRREAEQLALSRSRSGFDVVVVAPALTIGPEDFGPAPGGKIIKRVIEGRFVPTFDVGVGCVDARDFADGVLLATERGRPGQRYVLCAHNHTLKDLVADVAAVAGTPARTWHLPRWLPRVLISALVFWSRIRRKDPPVPPAIAKLIGRYGWYDARRMREDLGWRPRPLHQTLTDTVAWFRENP, from the coding sequence CTGGTAAGCGGCGGGGGGGATATCCTCGACTACCACGTGATCAAATGCTTAAAAAAGCGCGGGATCCACCCACGTTGGCTGGTGCTTCCGGGCAGTGACACCAGGCACATCATCAAGCACCTCGTGGTGGACCCCATGGGCGAGATCACCAAGCCCAGCGACTTGCGGGCGGCGCTGCAAGGGGTGGACACCGTGGTGCACATGGCCTACGAGGTCGACCCCCGCAAAACGCGCGAGGACATGCACGAGGTCAACGTGGCTGGCACCCAGAGGCTCATCGATGCCGCGCAGGCCGCAGGCGTCACGCGCGTGGTCGCGAGCAGCAGCGCCCTCACGATCGGCGTCCACCGTGATCCGGTACCGCTGGACGAGGACGCGGAGTGGGCCGTACACGGGATCGATCTGGGCTATGCGGAGTCCCGCCGCGAGGCGGAGCAGTTGGCACTGTCGCGCTCGCGGTCCGGGTTCGACGTGGTGGTCGTGGCGCCGGCCCTGACCATCGGCCCGGAGGACTTCGGTCCGGCCCCCGGCGGTAAGATCATCAAGCGCGTGATCGAAGGGCGTTTCGTGCCCACGTTCGACGTGGGCGTGGGCTGCGTCGACGCGCGCGATTTCGCCGACGGCGTCCTGCTCGCGACGGAGCGCGGCCGTCCCGGCCAGCGTTACGTCCTATGTGCCCACAACCACACCCTGAAGGACCTGGTCGCGGACGTCGCCGCCGTCGCCGGGACCCCGGCGCGTACCTGGCACCTGCCGCGGTGGCTGCCCCGGGTGCTAATCTCCGCCCTCGTCTTTTGGTCCCGGATCCGGCGCAAAGATCCGCCGGTACCGCCCGCCATTGCGAAGCTCATAGGCCGCTATGGCTGGTACGACGCCCGCCGAATGCGCGAAGACCTCGGCTGGCGACCGCGGCCCCTGCACCAGACCCTCACCGATACGGTGGCCTGGTTTCGGGAGAACCCCTAG